One Mauremys mutica isolate MM-2020 ecotype Southern chromosome 9, ASM2049712v1, whole genome shotgun sequence DNA segment encodes these proteins:
- the RIPPLY1 gene encoding protein ripply1 — MEASVHAPLGLAGWLQGPLGAWGCGRPVQGREQGGRSPPLWRPWLPTAKDLCRQNRDQTDPARGSEMLVDGGSGKASALFRHPVRLFWPRSKSFDYLYSEGEKLLKNFPVQATISLYEDSDSEEEEEEEGWGEEGQVEEGGQQVEESVLQQEAGCHQEPAGASQPIKLCLK; from the exons ATGGAAGCTTCTGTCCACGCTCCCCTCGGGCTGGCCGGCTGGCTCCAGGGCCCCCTGGGTGCCTGGGGCTGCGGGCGCCCTGTGCAGGGCCGAGAACAAGGCGGAAG ATCCCCACCTCTCTGGAGACCCTGGCTTCCCACTGCAAAGGACCTGTGCAGGCAGAACAGGGACCAGACAGACCCG GCCCGCGGCAGTGAGATGCTGGTGGATGGTGGCTCAGGCAAGGCATCAGCACTGTTCCGGCACCCCGTCAG ACTCTTCTGGCCCCGCTCCAAGTCCTTTGATTACCTGTACAgtgagggggagaagctgctgaagAACTTCCCCGTGCAAGCCACCATCAGCCTCTATGAGGACTCCGAcagcgaggaggaggaagaggaggaaggctggggggaggaagggcaggtggaggagggggggcagcaggtggaggAGTCTGTGTTACAGCAGGAGGCAGGCTGCCATCAGGAGCCAGCTGGGGCCAGCCAGCCAATAAAGCTGTGTCTGAAGTGA
- the PRRG3 gene encoding transmembrane gamma-carboxyglutamic acid protein 3: protein MAMFLGAKNAHSVLKRFPRANSFLEEFRQGTIERECIEEICSYEEVKEVFENKEKTMEFWKGYTNSIYSVKDPGQGTERSDAMYVVVPLLGVALLIVIALFIIWRCQLQKATRHRPSYAQNRYLASRAGRSLPRVMVYRETSHSHGEGQSQRESGSRVPAEGRAGGTLYPPEHSVSVLSRLSSATPPPSYEEVTGHPESSSGEETSVSYNDPPPKYEEIVGVVPALVK from the exons ATGGCAA TGTTCCTGGGGGCCAAGAATGCCCACTCAGTTCTCAAACGCTTCCCCCGGGCCAACAGCTTCCTGGAGGAGTTCCGCCAGGGCACCATCGAGCGGGAGTGCATCGAGGAGATCTGCAGCTATGAGGAGGTCAAGGAGGTGTTCGAGAACAAGGAGAAAACG ATGGAGTTCTGGAAAGGATACACCAACTCCATATATTCCGTCAAGGACCCCGGGCAGGGCACGGAGCGCTCAGATGCCATGTATGTAGTGGTGCCTCTCCTGGGAGTGGCTCTGCTTATAGTCATTGCCCTGTTCATCATCTGGAGGTGTCAGCTGCAGAAGGCCACGCGCCACCGTCCCTCGTACGCCCAGAACCGCTACTTGGCCAGCCGAGCAGGCCGCAGCCTCCCCAGGGTCATGGTGTACCGAGAGACCTCTCACAGCCATGGGGAAGGCCAGTCCCAGCGTGAGTCAGGCAGCAGGGTGCCTGCCGAAGGCAGAGCAGGAGGCACTCTTTACCCGCCGGAGCACTCCGTCTCCGTCCTCTCCAGACTGTCtagtgccacccctcccccttcctacgAGGAGGTGACCGGTCACCCGGAGAGCAGCAGTGGCGAGGAAACCAGCGTCTCCTACAACGACCCACCGCCCAAATACGAAGAGATAGTGGGTGTGGTCCCTGCCTTGGTTAAATAG